In Chitinophaga sp. H8, the sequence CATCTGCTGGTGTTTCCATCAATAAATTTGTTGCTAAGATTGCTTCTGATCTGAACAAACCTGATGGACTCACCTTTATTGCCCCGGCACAGATCGAAGCGTTCATGGAAAAGCTGCCGGTAGAAAAGTTCTTCGGCGTAGGAAAGGTAACGGCAGAGAAAATGAAAAGCATGCAGCTATTTACAGGTGCCGATCTGAAAAAACTCACAGAGGCTGCATTAAAACAACACTTCGGAAAAGTAGGCGCCTTTTATTACCAGATAGTCCGGGGTATTGACAACAGGGCTGTACAGCCACACCGGGAAACAAAATCCCTGGGGGCCGAAGATACTTTTCCTTTTGACCTGACCGATATGGAAACCATGAGTGTAGAACTGGATAAAATTGCACTCGTGGTATTCGACCGGCTGCAACGTCATCAGCTGAAAGGCCGTACTATTACCCTTAAAGTAAAATACCATGATTTCAAACAGATCACCCGTAATCAATCATTTGCTGAACCGATAGGTGATCTGGAAACCATAGCTGCCACCGCCAAATCTTTGCTGGCGGCATCTGATATCACGGATAAAAAAATCCGCCTGCTAGGCATTACGCTGTCCAATTTCGGAGAATTTATGCCTAAGCCTAAAAACCCTGATCACCCGGAACAACTTAA encodes:
- the dinB gene encoding DNA polymerase IV, with product MTEASNNTLRKIIHIDMDAFYASVEQRDNPLYQNKPIVVGGSPEGRGGVVATASYEARKFGIRSAMSSKRAQQLCPDAIFVRPRFAAYKEASQKIREIFQRYTDLIEPLSLDEAYLDVTIDKQNIGSAIAIAKLIKQAIKDELQLTASAGVSINKFVAKIASDLNKPDGLTFIAPAQIEAFMEKLPVEKFFGVGKVTAEKMKSMQLFTGADLKKLTEAALKQHFGKVGAFYYQIVRGIDNRAVQPHRETKSLGAEDTFPFDLTDMETMSVELDKIALVVFDRLQRHQLKGRTITLKVKYHDFKQITRNQSFAEPIGDLETIAATAKSLLAASDITDKKIRLLGITLSNFGEFMPKPKNPDHPEQLKLFP